The genomic region TTATTTGTAAAGAATTTATTTAGTTTCacgttttgcagtttttttatgcaaaatatttttttgcagtttttttatgcaaaagaAATAGttggattaaaaatattaaattacccAAATCTGCGTCCTCTGCTTGCATTGTAGCAACATAATGGTCAATAGTGACGTCTTCATTGATTTGCACACGTGGGGGGTGGTGTTGGAATATTGGTGAATTATCATTGATATCGATAATGTTGATGTATGCCCTCGCCTCTGCGGTGTGCCCTGCATGTatcacccacgaagtaacatacatggtaactcgtaagctggcacaaggtgttaaacccgtgtgataactgtcgttttccggccacgctaattcattcatttatatatgtgTAAACGGTATCTATGTTGAATAAACATATAAcaagcaacaaaacgacaaaCCTGCGGCGTCAGAAGCGAGGACGATCAACGAGTAAAAATCTTGAATTTCCCGGTCAAACGAACCGGTATAAAGCGGATTTAACCTGATAGAACCAGTTTGCCGATCAAGAACAAAACGACCGAAGTCGCTTCCTAAAAcgaaatatagtttttaactaaTAGCAATCCTGTCGAAATAACTTCACAGTACGGTAGGCTAGGTGTAAGTAATTAAAGGAAATACAAAATTCGCACGGTTAGTTTGTGGACACGCGTATGCGTGTATCTATGTGAATACTCACGAGgtaacatacttagtaacttTTAAACTGACACGAGGTGCTTTAaccagaacatccgtgttgttacgactgtggttttctggccacgcgaggataaagcaagttacatttattctccTTAAAACGAGATTGAAAATATCGCTACTATTGCTGTAATATATCACACTGTCGCAAAACAAGAAACCTTAGGTGATAAACATTATacaaatattgcttttattataaaacgtaCCGTTGCCAAAGAAATACGTGATCTGTGAAGTTTCATCGAAATCGGTCGCTTTGATTGAGCCAATATATCGACCGCTGCTAGGTGGTGTAGGAGAGCCTTCAGTAATTGAAAATACATATTCCGATTTGGAAAATACCGGGTAGTTATCGTCAACGTCCACAACGTGTATTAGGAGCTCCATTACTGACTGGTGGATTTCATCAGCGGCtacaactaaaaataaaacggcTATAAGTTGTTTagcttgtttttataattagtcCTATAGTTttcgggttcaaggctcgtcgctgctaccaatgttGGCGTATgcgttcttgggcaagattGTCATTTGCTCGAACCCTATGGTATCTAATGGCTTCTCTAATGTGTCAGCCATACGTTAAAATAATCAAGTTTTCCAAAACAGTCGCCCTCAAAGTTACACATATGGTAactttgtatgaaacagaacacccgtgttataacgaatgtcagTGGCCCGCTATGTGAGGGTAAACAATCTACTGTCGTTTTTATGCTAATTCTttgttcgttgttttaattaatttgatcttcacttttgttttcaaaaagataaacaaaaaacttatgCTATATGTATTTACTCACCATAAAGCGTATATAGTGATTGTAATTCTCGATCGAGACCATTTGGCCCGAGGGTGACTTCGGCATTCCTCGGATTAATTCGGAAAAGATCGGAATTGCTTGTTTCTTGTAATGAGTAAGTTATAACAGACGATTGGTCAATATCTTGTGCTGTAGCTTGCGATATGACGTAacctttaaattaaattcaaataagtttttaacaactattgttttgtcgATATCATGtctttttggttttaaatatttttaaatttttgctaccataatcaaaaagaaataaaaaaataatattatatatagtagggtgggggaagatgggacacctttaacacataatatataaatatcgtgatcgtgttttaaacatttaacaacggtgcACAGGAGCTGTGaacatacagtttaataattctttaaatgttttttgcttactaccaaattgaaggagaaaatagaatttacaggtgtcccgtcttcccacACCATACTATActatagggtgggagaagataatgcacctattcattttatttccttgtcccattgagtagaaacaaataaaattcaaagaattataaaactgtatgcttatgacccatggaccgttgttaattgtttaaaacacgatcaggatatttggatattatgtgctaaaggtgtcccatcttcccagcAGGACTAttattatgaaaataaaagttaattttaaaccttGTGCTGCAGATTCTGCTACAAATACTTGGACGAAAGGTTCGGCAAACAATGGGGGATTGTCGTTGAAGTCGAGGATTGAAACGACGACCtggaaataaaatgttttagttgGCGTTTTATAACAATGTAATTGTTATGGGAATCTTAAATGTTtagtatattttatacagtagggtgggggagaatGGGATgtcttttcattcttttttatcgttCCCCATTTGAtagaaataaagaatatttacagaaatatataaccgtgtTTTCgtgactctaaaatagcgttgttagttgttaaaaacaggataaggatatttggatattgtgtgcgaaagttatcccatcttaaccTACAGTACgatagttattttttatttaagtatgattgattttatgaaaattaagaataaaaaaacagattg from Ciona intestinalis unplaced genomic scaffold, KH HT000749.1, whole genome shotgun sequence harbors:
- the LOC108950744 gene encoding protocadherin Fat 4-like produces the protein MTLDRENGVTSYTVQVVAVDMTSNVNNPRITSTNVVVSILDFNDNPPLFAEPFVQVFVAESAAQGYVISQATAQDIDQSSVITYSLQETSNSDLFRINPRNAEVTLGPNGLDRELQSLYTLYVVAADEIHQSVMELLIHVVDVDDNYPVFSKSEYVFSITEGSPTPPSSGRYIGSIKATDFDETSQITYFFGNGSDFGRFVLDRQTGSIRLNPLYTGSFDREIQDFYSLIVLASDAAGHTAEARAYINIIDINDNSPIFQHHPPRVQINEDVTIDHYVATMQAEDADLGNLIFLIQLFLLHKKT